The Fusarium oxysporum Fo47 chromosome II, complete sequence genome includes a region encoding these proteins:
- a CDS encoding uncharacterized protein (of unknown function-domain containing protein) gives MADFEEASYSHEEDEEQLWSELDKCVSSKCDSHETIDDALRTWIDLTTRLRDHLYESQEEVVTCTRMLLASDLFQANKDYVRTQIIYSLLQEDEAGPLHAIVSLLLLDGCQDETMFPRMVNEACFPRLLELINGRRDQDPGLHRLLLQLMYEMSRMERLRVDDLTMVDDEFVHYLFALIEELSDDAHDPYHYPTIRVLLVLNEQYMLASTEVGDSASPNSPLTNRIVKCLSLHGASFRTFGENIILLLNRETETSLQLLILKLLYLLFTNKATYEYFYTNDLRVLLDVIIRNLMDLPDEKMSLRHTYLRVLYPLLAHTQLSQPPHYKQDEILRVLSILRGSHNVHFAPADDTTLRLVDRVSKVKWIEEAQSPTVGSGEAEVARRFLGISLSRSQTASSISVSDVAAVKEKPGVQTPSRSGDGGDVATDDGNVTMATRPKKPLPEVPKHRHGVPFAQKFVNGGPKKTPPKAPPPRRWGRMKTVEKPPADPVQETVPEQEA, from the exons ATGGCAGATTTCGAAGAAGCTTCTTACTCTCatgaggaggacgaggaacAGCTATGGAGTG AACTTGATAAGTGCGTTTCAAGCAAATGCGATTCCCACGAAACGATCGACGATGCCCTGCGCACATGGATAGATTTAACGACACGCCTCCGCGACCATCTCTACGAATCTCAGGAAGAAGTCGTTACTTGCACGCGGATGCTTCTCGCCAGCGATCTATTTCAAGCCAACAAAGACTATGTTCGCACCCAGATTATCTACAGCTtgcttcaagaagatgaggctgGGCCTTTGCACGCTattgtttctcttcttctcctcgacgGGTGCCAGGATGAGACTATGTTCCCTCGCATGGTGAACGAGGCTTGCTTCCCCCGACTTTTGGAGCTGATCAATGGCCGCCGAGATCAGGACCCTGGTCTgcatcgccttcttctgcagCTTATGTACGAGATGTCGCGTATGGAACGACTTCGAGTCGACGACTTGACTATGGTGGACGATGAATTCGTCCATTATCTTTTCGCATTGATTGAGGAGTTGTCTGACGATGCGCATGATCCTTATCATTATCCTACCATTCGAGTTTTG CTTGTATTGAATGAACAGTATATGCTTGCGTCGACAGAAGTCGGCGATTCTGCTTCGCCCAATTCGCCTCTGACGAACCGCATTGTGAAGTGCTTGAGTCTTCACGGTGCCTCGTTCCGAACGTTTGGCGAAAACATCATTTTACTCCTGAATCGAGAAACTGAAACATCACTACAGCTTCTCATTTTGAAGCTTCTGTATTTGCTATTCACGAACAAGGCAACATACGAATATTTCTATACAAATGACTTGCGAGTACTTTTGGACGTCATTATTCGAAATTTGATGGATTTGCCAGATGAAAAAATGTCCTTGAGACACACATACCTACGAGTTCTTTACCCGTTATTGGCACATACGCAACTCAGCCAGCCGCCTCACTATAAGCAGGATGAGATTCTGCGTGTGCTGAGCATTCTCCGAGGCTCGCACAATGTTCACTTTGCACCAGCAGACGACACAACCCTTCGTCTGGTCGACCGTGTATCAAAGGTCAAGTGGATAGAAGAAGCGCAGTCCCCCACGGTAGGATCCGGTGAGGCTGAAGTCGCCCGCAGATTCCTCGGTATTAGCCTATCACGCTCCCAAACCGCGAGTAGTATCAGTGTAAGCGACGTCGCGGCAGTTAAGGAGAAGCCGGGAGTGCAGACACCGAGTCGATCAGGCGATGGAGGCGACGTCGCTACAGATGATGGCAACGTCACAATGGCTACTCGACCCAAGAAGCCTTTGCCAGAGGTACCAAAACACCGCCATGGAGTGCCATTTGCACAGAAGTTTGTCAACGGGGGACCGAAGAAGACACCCCCTAAGGCGCCGCCGCCGCGACGATGGGGACGGATGAAGACGGTTGAGAAGCCTCCTGCTGACCCAGTTCAGGAAACGGTACCGGAGCAGGAAGCGTGA
- a CDS encoding major facilitator superfamily-domain-containing protein yields MEPLRSVSRQDSEKSEARREINRSNSAVQHVTDTMIAVTESFRHHYQQQYGGYSPAAPAPTYTNLNFHSQPGNYSHPRSNSQLYSHSHARSPSSVSEISQNVNLLDMDVVSQMSVSEMTVSPVSPCRSNYIPISLMPGRPPNVETDSLLDGDMESEMAETSAQVPEDLIRLATPNLPPRLDTPHTPPPRFSVPVNLAEPRPNETPAYTPGPTPSDFSVNHGGLVQAARRFEAFRATTQHHQYMALRPDMGTRSLPLGTVTHIRAGSDPDPSSPASQGLRRKPLNKGARMIEFNHATNESLFVAVICMAQVLTYASLAQTLTSARRIGESFFEPERTTHLAWFTSAYALSYGAATLFGNRIGNVCGQRYTFIAGYVWFALWSLLAGLSVYVQASENGGAVFFCFCRAMQGIGPALIIPNGHGMLVRAYPPGPRKMLVMGFFDASVPFGFVIGSVMTGLFANYASWPWAFYCLAAVCTVLGISSVLVIPAKRILVYNFEGNLWKRLDILGFVFGIAALILFSVGWNQAPIVGWDTPQTYILIIAGIILIPLFTFFESHASHPLVPFKQIHLAAGITLGFVTAASAAFGVWVWYFVQFIEVVRGWGPLLTSAALVPVLVVGVIIAFGCWPFANRDFTAQLSMVVSSIAILISSALLATAPTQQAYWANSFVSAIFMGVGMVLIVPASSTVLGRDVPEGQLGLANSITNTAAAFAFSVGLGMAGAVEMGKSSDKDPLRGYRDAQYFGLGLGGLAFTLALGLLCAALLRRRGE; encoded by the coding sequence ATGGAGCCGCTTCGGAGCGTATCACGACAAGACTCTGAAAAGTCTGAGGCCCGTCGAGAAATAAATCGATCTAACTCTGCCGTCCAACATGTCACCGATACCATGATTGCCGTCACCGAATCTTTTCGCCATCATTATCAACAACAATATGGTGGTTACTCTCCAGCAGCACCGGCTCCCACTTACACAAACCTCAATTTTCACTCTCAGCCTGGAAATTACTCTCACCCCCGTTCCAATTCTCAGTTATACTCGCATTCTCATGCCCGAAGCCCTTCAAGCGTCAGCGAAATATCCCAGAATGTAAATTTGCTAGACATGGACGTAGTGAGCCAGATGAGTGTATCAGAGATGACTGTTTCACCCGTTTCACCTTGTCGAAGCAACTATATACCCATATCACTTATGCCAGGACGACCTCCAAATGTCGAGACAGATTCCCTCCTTGATGGAGACATGGAATCGGAAATGGCTGAGACTTCGGCACAAGTCCCAGAAGACTTGATTCGACTGGCAACACCAAACCTACCACCGCGATTAGATACACCTCATACACCACCTCCACGATTCAGCGTTCCAGTAAACCTGGCCGAGCCTCGCCCAAATGAAACTCCTGCTTATACTCCAGGTCCAACGCCATCGGACTTCTCGGTCAACCATGGCGGACTTGTCCAAGCTGCCAGACGCTTCGAAGCCTTCCGAGCAACAACACAGCATCACCAATACATGGCTCTGAGGCCCGACATGGGCACACGATCTCTCCCACTAGGCACGGTCACCCACATTCGTGCGGGATCCGACCCAGATCCTTCTTCACCCGCAAGTCAGGGTTTGCGAAGGAAGCCCCTGAACAAGGGAGCCAGGATGATCGAGTTCAACCATGCGACCAACGAAAGCCTTTTTGTTGCTGTCATATGTATGGCACAGGTTTTGACTTATGCCAGTCTTGCACAGACACTGACATCTGCACGACGAATTGGAGAGTCATTCTTCGAACCAGAGCGTACAACACACCTTGCTTGGTTCACATCAGCGTATGCACTGAGTTATGGTGCGGCCACTCTTTTTGGCAACCGGATCGGGAACGTCTGTGGTCAAAGATATACCTTCATCGCTGGATATGTTTGGTTCGCCCTTTGGAGTCTCCTTGCTGGTCTCAGTGTGTATGTACAGGCGAGTGAAAATGGAGGagccgtcttcttctgcttctgtcGAGCTATGCAAGGCATCGGCCCTGCACTCATCATTCCAAATGGACACGGAATGCTGGTGAGGGCTTATCCTCCTGGGCCTCGCAAGATGCTTGTGATGGGATTCTTCGATGCCTCTGTCCCTTTCGGCTTTGTCATTGGATCGGTCATGACAGGCCTGTTCGCTAATTACGCCTCGTGGCCATGGGCCTTTTACTGCTTGGCCGCGGTATGTACAGTCCTAGGTATTTCAAGCGTGCTTGTCATCCCAGCAAAGAGAATCTTGGTCTACAATTTCGAAGGCAACCTGTGGAAGCGGCTTGATATATTGGGTTTCGTATTTGGAATCGctgccttgatcttgttcagCGTTGGCTGGAACCAGGCGCCTATTGTGGGATGGGATACTCCCCAGACGTACATCCTGATCATTGCAGGCATCATACTTATACCACTATTCACTTTCTTCGAATCACACGCCAGTCACCCGTTGGTGCCATTTAAGCAGATTCACCTGGCTGCTGGTATCACTCTTGGCTTCGTGACAGCTGCATCAGCAGCATTTGGAGTCTGGGTATGGTATTTCGTCCAATTTATCGAAGTTGTCAGAGGTTGGGGTCCCCTTCTTACGAGTGCTGCTCTTGTGCCAGTACTAGTGGTTGGTGTTATCATCGCCTTTGGATGTTGGCCCTTCGCAAACCGTGATTTTACAGCACAGCTGAGCATGGTGGTCTCGTCCATCGCCATCCTGATTAGTTCGGCTCTCCTGGCGACAGCTCCAACTCAACAAGCATATTGGGCCAACTCATTTGTCAGCGCCATCTTCATGGGAGTTGGCATGGTGTTGATTGTTCCCGCTTCCTCGACTGTGCTCGGACGAGATGTGCCAGAGGGACAACTGGGACTCGCAAACAGCATCACCAATACAGCAGCAGCTTTCGCCTTTTCGGTAGGGCTGGGCATGGCGGGAGCTGTGGAAATGGGGAAAAGTAGTGACAAGGACCCCTTGAGAGGGTATCGAGATGCGCAATACTTTGGACTAGGACTGGGAGGGCTGGCCTTTACTTTGGCCCTTGGCCTATTGTGCGCGGCGTTACTCAGACGCCGAGGGGAGTGA
- a CDS encoding putative peptidase family-domain-containing protein, with product MAPTFLNNLRRRSRASFRTNRSTDTSSDGATSQATSPSSGSLTPPSIDHQSDPALHLQVKDQQQLQRRQSQMSQSQSQLNVPTRPPLSSNSNRNSVSGMSGLGAPSINGRQTLPVSPYAPRVINITENAWVYQKVLLVYGTIGNAAENPLDGTLNVCRLDDNFPAISWPVCNSHFKALVYLQPGPNRLRFEFSSPKLANSNSSNPIHASYLTVHMLPVTNSPPLQLAILVAKDSPETFDASPARAEKEGNGLEMAVKKFRMAAYLWQAFTSEQMWRNKLGRRAFRFDEEWTTGSANYRDQESGTMRSEARVHIIRSDKTLAEIRDLNKAQQNEKATDKGALYGIASEAVKKYFNPLPGQKLYVSCLLLDSHWDTAAKTVTGHAALGGGDGDLQLAIFGSHCLHSYPSTFEEVVPAFTDCTPTDTNHVANDCNEAGSSWEAANIGIGAHMHETGHLFGCPHQESGVMLRDYVVLNRTFVAREAYCTRTKSKGGLALQADECGWHRLDCLRFRAHPSFRLPNDPPMNPDGSVQAFPVENGNVLVMAATGIFFVEIYADGDDVCHAWIEYPTDQGTPSRQITLSESELRGRLPEKKRKGSLKISVKSYGGGSLDIDDYKRFTSKESLIKLPNGKSAFRSQKLGSSKMDGSQPTEAIFTSAVKQDRVLSRVVIYHGMAVDGMEFIYDDDSRQLFGKKGGKEGGDTFEFDVRRGEYISGFVARSGFWVDGIQILTSLGRKSPVYGNAHGGDAHTLIPPRGYIICGVSGSCGQWLDGFSVLITR from the exons ATGGCCCCGACcttcctcaacaacctgCGCCGCCGATCGAGGGCCAGTTTCCGAACCAATCGTTCAACCGACACATCCAGTGATGGTGCTACAAGTCAAGCAACATCGCCCTCGAGCGGTTCCTTAACGCCGCCTTCGATTGATCACCAGTCAGATCCTGCACTTCATCTGCAGGTAAAAGATCAGCAGCAACTCCAGCGTCGACAGTCTCAAATGTcccagagccagagccaacTCAACGTCCCCACGCGACCGCCGCTATCGTCCAACTCCAACCGCAACAGTGTTTCCGGAATGTCGGGTCTTGGTGCGCCTTCTATCAATGGAAGACAGACTCTTCCAGTGTCACCATACGCTCCAAGAgtgatcaacatcaccgaAAATGCATGG GTCTATCAAAAAGTTCTTCTTGTTTATGGCACAATCGGAAATGCCGCCGAGAATCCCCTCGATGGCACCCTTAATGTTTGCCGACTTGACGACAACTTCCCTGCGATCAGCTGGCCCGTTTGCAACTCGCATTTCAAGGCACTGGTGTACCTTCAACCGGGTCCGAACAGATTGCGCTTCGAGTTCTCAAGTCCGAAACTTGCGAACAGCAACAGCTCCAACCCAATCCATGCTTCCTACCTTACTGTTCACATGCTACCCGTGACCAATTCACCACCTTTGCAGCTTGCGATACTCGTTGCGAAGGACTCTCCCGAAACATTTGATGCCTCGCCCGCCCGAGCCGAAAAGGAAGGAAATGGACTGGAAATGGCCGTCAAGAAGTTCAGAATGGCAGCGTACCTGTGGCAGGCCTTCACCTCGGAACAGATGTGGCGGAACAAGCTTGGGCGACGGGCTTTCCgctttgatgaagaatggACAACAGGCTCGGCCAATTATCGTGACCAAGAGAGCGGTACCATGCGCTCCGAAGCCCGTGTGCATATTATTCGCTCCGACAAGACCCTTGCTGAGATTCGAGATCTTAACAAGGCCCAGCAAAACGAGAAGGCGACCGATAAGGGCGCTTTGTACGGGATCGCTTCAGAGGCCGTCAAGAAATACTTCAACCCGCTGCCGGGGCAAAAGCTATACGTGTCTTGTCTTCTCTTGGATTCTCATTGGGATACGGCAGCAAAGACCGTGACCGGCCACGCCGCTCTTGGAGGAGGGGATGGTGATCTCCAACTCGCCATTTTTGGATCTCACTGCCTTCATAGTTACCCTTCCACTTTCGAAGAGGTTGTGCCTGCTTTCACTGACTGTACTCCAACGGATACAAACCATGTGGCTAATGACTGCAACGAAGCGGGCAGTTCTTGGGAGGCTGCCAATATCGGTATTGGCGCTCATATGCATGAGACAGGCCATCTATTCGGATGTCCCCACCAGGAGAGTGGTGTAATGCTACGAGATTACGTGGTGCTAAACCGTACATTCGTGGCTCGAGAGGCCTATTGTACAAGGACCAAATCCAAAGGTGGTCTTGCACTCCAGGCCGACGAATGTGGATGGCACCGCCTCGACTGCTTGCGTTTCCGAGCTCATCCGTCTTTTCGCCTTCCCAATGATCCTCCGATGAACCCTGACGGTAGTGTTCAAGCCTTCCCTGTCGAAAATGGCAATGTACTTGTTATGGCGGCCACAGGAATTTTCTTTGTTGAGATTTATGCAGACGGTGACGATGTCTGCCATGCTTGGATCGAGTATCCCACTGATCAAGGGACGCCCTCCCGGCAAATCACGCTCAGCGAAAGTGAGCTGCGAGGCAGACTGCccgagaagaaaagaaagggaTCTCTCAAAATATCAGTCAAGTCTTACGGGGGAGGATCACTTGATATTGACGATTACAAAAGGTTTACCTCCAAGGAGTCTCTCATTAAGCTACCGAACGGGAAGAGTGCTTTCCGAAGCCAGAAGCTGGGTAGCTCTAAGATGGATGGAAGCCAGCCTACGGAAGCCATCTTTACGAGTGCTGTCAAGCAAGACCGAGTTCTATCCCGAGTGGTCATTTATCACGGTATGGCCGTGGACGGAATGGAATTCATTTATGACGATGATTCCAGGCAGTTGTTTGGAAAGAAGGGCGGCAAAGAAGGGGGAGATACCTTCGAGTTTG ATGTTCGTCGTGGTGAATACATCAGTGGCTTCGTCGCGCGATCTGGTTTTTGGGTCGATGGCATACAAATTCTGACGAGTTTGGGTCGCAAGTCGCCCGTTTATGGAAATGCTCATGGAGGAGATGC GCACACTTTGATACCTCCTCGAGGATACATCATTTGTGGCGTTTCCGGCTCCTGTGGCCAGTGGTTAGATGGCTTCTCGGTTCTCATCACGCGATGA
- a CDS encoding Gar1/Naf1 RNA binding region-domain-containing protein, whose product MSFRGGSRGRGGSGFGGRGGGRGGFQQRDMGPPAQILEMGKFMHACEGEMVCESINPKVPHFNAQIFLENKTAVGKVDEVLGPINQVFFTIKPTEGIQATSFKEGDKFYIGSEKLLPLDKFLPKPKPPPGAPKPKRAGGGRGGARGGRGGFGARGGGRGGFGGGRGGPRGGARGGFGGRGGGRGGSGGFSRGGSGFGGGRGRGGFSRGGR is encoded by the exons ATGTCTTTCCGTGGAGGTTCGCGAGGACGCGGCGGTAGTGGATTTGGAGGCCGTGGCGGTG GCCGCGGTGGCTTCCAACAGCGAGACATGGGCCCTCCTGCTCAGATCCTCG AAATGGGCAAGTTCATGCACGCTTGCGAGGGCGAGATGGTCTGCGAGTCCATCAACCCCAAGGTCCCTCACTTCAACGCCCAGATCTTCCTCGAGAACAAGACTGCCGTCGGAAAGGTCGACGAGGTCCTCGGCCCCATCAACCAGGTCTTCTTCACCATCAAGCCCACAGAGGGTATCCAGGCCACCTCTTTCAAGGAGGGCGACAAGTTCTACATCGGTTCAGAGAAGCTTCTGCCCCTCGACAAGTTCCTCCCCAAGCCTAAGCCCCCGCCTGGAgctcccaagcccaagcgCGCCGGTGGTGGTCGCGGTGGTGCCCGCGGTGGACGCGGCGGCTTTGGTGCCCGAGGCGGTGGCCGTGGCGGTTTCGGCGGCGGCCGTGGAGGTCCTCGAGGTGGTGCTCGTGGTGGTTTCGGTGGCCGCGGAGGTGGCCGTGGCGGCAGCGGTGGTTTCTCACGAGGTGGAAGCGGCTTCGGTGGTGGTCGCGGACGTGGTGGCTTCAGCCGCGGTGGCCGATAA